The genomic interval CCCGGAAAATGGAAGCGCTCGACGTGAGGCTCGACATTGTTGCCGCGATGCAGTGCGCCCGCCTCTTCGGAAGGGTTATCGACTTTCGCAGCCGCTTCACCGCCATTCACTCCAGCCGCGTGGCGATGGTGGCCGAATCGCTCGCGGGCCACGCGGGGATGTCGCCCAGCGAATGCGCCGGCATGAAGATCGCCGGCTATCTCCACGACCTGGGGAAGCTCGTCGTTCCCGCCGAAATCCTGGATAAGGGCGAGGCGCTCACACAGGACGAGTGGAGCATGATGCGAAGCCACTCATTCCATACCTACCACCTGCTGGAGGAGATCGAGGGCTTCGAGCAGATCAACCGCTGGGCGTCGTCACACCACGAGCGCCTGGACGGAAAGGGATATCCCTTCCATCATCGCGGGGCCTCGCTCTCGTACGGCGACAGGATAGTGGCTGTCGCCGATATTTTCACCGCCCTGACCGAGGACCGGCCGTATCGCCCGGGGCTCTCGCTCCCCGACACCCTGAGGACCCTCCGCGATATGGCGGATGAATCGGCGATCGACGGCGATGTGACCCAGATCGCGCACCGCGTTTCCTCCGAGCTCGAGGGGATCCGCATCGAGGCGGAGCGGGAGGTGGCGCGCGAGTACGAGGCGTTCATCAGGGAGGCGTGAATGTTGCCGTAGGTCGTTGTTGCCGTAGAGACGTCCCGTCGGGACGTCTCTACGGCAACAACGACGGAATCCGTTACGAAATGGAGGGGGGACAGCCGCATGGGACACATGACGCCTAAAGACAGGTATCGGGAGCTTGGAAAGAAAATCGACAGCCTCACCTTCCGCGTTCCCTGGAACGGGACCCTGCATGAAATCCTGAAAGAGCTCTACACCGCGGACGAGGCCGACCTCGTCATCATGATGCCCTACGGCCTCTCGCCCCTCGCGCGCATCGCGAAGCTGACGAACTACGACGAGGCGCGCCTGCGGAATCTCCTCGAGGGGCTTTGCCGGAAGGGACTCGTCGTGGATCTCTTCATCGAGGGCGAGTACCGCTACATGCCCTCGCCCTTCGTGATAGGCATCTTCGAGTTCACGATGATGCGCACCGGCGGTAACCTCGACATAAAAAAAATGGCGCGGCTCTTCTACGAGTACTTTCACCACGAGCACGGCGCGCTGCACGCCGCGAATTTCGGGGAGGGGGGCGCGTACTCGATCATGCGCGCGCTGCCCTACGAGGAAAGCGTCCGGGATCTTCCCCACGTGGAAATCCTCGACTACGAGAAGGCGACGGAGATCGTGCGCGGGTGGGACCGGTTCGCTATCGGGACCTGTTCGTGCAGGCACGAGAAGCTGCACGCCGGGCACAAGCACTGCGACAACCCCCTGGACACCTGCTCTACGTTCGGCTACTCGGCGGATTACTGGATACGCAACGGTCTGGCGCGGGAGGTTTCGAAAGGAGAGATGCTCGCGAACATCGAGAGGTCCAGGGACCTGGGGCTCGTGTTCAACGCGGACAACGTGCAGCGGAACGTGACATTCATCTGCCAGTGCTGCAAGTGCTGCTGCAACGCCCTGCAGGCGATCAACACCTACGGCTACACGCAGATGATGGTGACCTCCACCTTCATCGCGCGCATCGACGATGACGCGTGCACCGGCTGCGGCAAATGCGCAAAGGAGTGTGCCGCCAACGCGATCGAGATGGTCCCCGTCCAGGGGGACGCCGGCGACAAAAAGAAGAGACCGGTGCTTGACGAGTCCTTCTGCCTGGGGTGCGGCGTGTGCACGATGCACTGCAAGCCGCGCGCGATCATGCTTGAGAAGCGAGGCCAGAGGGTCATTCACCCGGAGACGACATTCGAGCGGGTGATTCTGCAAACCCTTGAAAAGGGCACGCTCCAGAACCAGATATTCGACAACCCTATGAGCGTCACCCAGGACGTGATGCGTGCCTTCCTGGGGGGCGTGCTGCGGCTGAAGCCGGTCAAGCGGGCGCTCCTGGGCGATCGGTTCCGCTCGATCTTCATTAAACAGATGAAGGCGGGAAGCAGGCTCCTGGGAAAGGAATGGGCACTCAAGCTGTAGCGGGGCGGGCGCGTAAATCCATCACGCCCCCATGACCGTGACTACGATCGCGCGCGTGTCGCGCGGCCCGTCGAACTCGCACAGGAAAATATTCTGCCATCGCGAGAGCCCCAGCGTTCCCCCGATGACGGGGACCGTCTCGCCCGGCCCCACGATGCCCGCCTTAAGATGGGCGTCCCCGTTGCCGTCCTGCCGGTCGTGTTCCCAGACGCCGCGCGGTACCAGTTCTCGCAGGAGACGGATGCAGTCGTTCCGTACGCTTTCGTCCCAGTTCTCCTGGATCATCACCGCGGCCGTGGCCCCCTGGACATAGACCGATACCGTCCCCGTCGTCACGCCGCTGCGCGCGACGACCGCCCGCACCCCGGAGGTGATGTCGTATAACGCCTCCCGCGCGGTGGTGGCGAGGCTGATCGTTTCCTGCGTGATTTTCATGAGGGCGGACTCCCTGCGCGAGTGATTTTTCCATATGATGGAACGCCGGCGGTGCGAAGGCAAAGATTTTTTGAAAATTATGATCGCCAGTGCCGCCGGCGACCGACCGCAAATTCGCTTTACAGCTTGCGTTCTATTGTATAGATTATACCCAGTTACCGTTACTGACGAATGCCAGCCCAATGCAGCTGATACTGGAGATCACTTCCCCGAGACCGGAAATCGAACTG from Spirochaetota bacterium carries:
- a CDS encoding 4Fe-4S dicluster domain-containing protein translates to MGHMTPKDRYRELGKKIDSLTFRVPWNGTLHEILKELYTADEADLVIMMPYGLSPLARIAKLTNYDEARLRNLLEGLCRKGLVVDLFIEGEYRYMPSPFVIGIFEFTMMRTGGNLDIKKMARLFYEYFHHEHGALHAANFGEGGAYSIMRALPYEESVRDLPHVEILDYEKATEIVRGWDRFAIGTCSCRHEKLHAGHKHCDNPLDTCSTFGYSADYWIRNGLAREVSKGEMLANIERSRDLGLVFNADNVQRNVTFICQCCKCCCNALQAINTYGYTQMMVTSTFIARIDDDACTGCGKCAKECAANAIEMVPVQGDAGDKKKRPVLDESFCLGCGVCTMHCKPRAIMLEKRGQRVIHPETTFERVILQTLEKGTLQNQIFDNPMSVTQDVMRAFLGGVLRLKPVKRALLGDRFRSIFIKQMKAGSRLLGKEWALKL
- a CDS encoding HD domain-containing protein, translating into MFSQLRIPMSDMLICLSNAIDLVNPSIANHNRQVACLASFIAEEMGVPGEERLDILIAGLLHDIGALSLGERLALLNFDVQNAERHAELGYRHIRSFAPLAGIAPLVRFHHHHYDAPLPATLRDSLVPRGSYIIHLADRIAILMKGDSCVLDQARFIGETIRPGSGRIFHPEAVEAFLGLAGKEHFWLTVSSRAMDTYISRKMEALDVRLDIVAAMQCARLFGRVIDFRSRFTAIHSSRVAMVAESLAGHAGMSPSECAGMKIAGYLHDLGKLVVPAEILDKGEALTQDEWSMMRSHSFHTYHLLEEIEGFEQINRWASSHHERLDGKGYPFHHRGASLSYGDRIVAVADIFTALTEDRPYRPGLSLPDTLRTLRDMADESAIDGDVTQIAHRVSSELEGIRIEAEREVAREYEAFIREA
- a CDS encoding YjbQ family protein, with amino-acid sequence MKITQETISLATTAREALYDITSGVRAVVARSGVTTGTVSVYVQGATAAVMIQENWDESVRNDCIRLLRELVPRGVWEHDRQDGNGDAHLKAGIVGPGETVPVIGGTLGLSRWQNIFLCEFDGPRDTRAIVVTVMGA